From Pseudomonas arsenicoxydans:
GACGAATGCAGCGCATACAGGATTCTGTGTTCAAGCCTAAACTCAAAAGTAACCAGTCGTTGCAATACAGCGGAAGTGACAAACAGCCGTACAGTCGTGTTGCCACCATCCATTGTGTACAATCGCGGTGTTTTTTACGCGATACTTGCCAGCGACCCACTGTGCCGTATTACAGTCACGGTCAATTCGCCGCAGTTCTCCCGACTCGAGTGCCCATGAACGAACAGTTGCAACCCCTAAAGAAACAACCGCGAGCAGGCAAAGCCGGCCGCAGCGGTACCCAGGACGATATTGTCTACGCGCATATCTTCGAGGCCATCCTCGAACAGCGTCTGGCGCCCGGCACCAAGTTGAGCGAAGAAGCGCTGGGGGAAATTTTCGGGGTCAGTCGCACCATCATTCGCCGTGCGCTGTCGCGCCTGGCCCATGAAGGCGTCGTGCTGCTGCGTCCAAACCGTGGCGCCGTCGTTGCCAGCCCAAGTGTCGAAGAGGCCCGTCAGGTGTTCCTCGCGCGACGTCTGGTGGAGCGGGCGATCACTGAACTGGCCGTGCAACACGCAACCGCCGAACAGATTGCCGAGTTGCGGCAGATGGTCAACGACGAACGCGACAGCTTCTCCCGTGGCGATCGCGGTGCCGGTATCCGTTTGTCGGGCGAGTTCCACCTGAAACTGGCAGAAGCGGCGAAAAACGCGCCACTGATCAGCTTCCAGCGCAGCCTGGTGTCCCAGACATCGTTGATCATTGCCCAGTATGAAAGCGGCAATCGCTCGCACTGTTCCTACGACGAGCACACCCAGCTGATCGACGCGATCGAAGCGCGCAACGGTGAGTTGGCAGTGAATCTGATGATGCATCACATGGATCACATCGACAGCAAACTCAACCTCGACGAAGAAAGCGCGTCGGATGACTTGCATGCGGTGTTCTCGCATTTGTTGCAGACCAAGAAGCCAGGGCGGCCAGCCGCCAAACTCTGATTGTTGGGCAAAGATCGCAGCCTCGTTGCACTCGACAGCTCCTACATTGGAATGCGCCCCCTGTAGGAGCTGTCGAGTGCAACGAGGCTGCGATCTTTTGATCTTCCGACAGACAACAAAAATCCCCCGGGACTGTAGAGTTCGGGGGATTTTTTTATGCCCGAAAAACCTAGCGCTGATGCACCTGATTCCCCGCCGCATACGTCTGCAGCACCGTCCGGTCATCCCCCAGCGTCATCAACACAAACAACGTTTCGGCGATGTTATTGGCCTGCTTCAAGCGATAGCTCAGCAGCGGCGTGGCGTTGTAGTCCAGGACCAGGAAGTCGGCGTCGGTGCCCGGTTGCAGGGTGCCGATCTTGTCTTCCAGGCGCAACGCGCGCGCGCCGCCCAGCGTCGCCAGGTACAGCGATTTGAACGGGCTCAGCCGCGCACCTTGCAGTTGCATGACTTTGTAGGCTTCGTTCAGGGTTTGCAGCAGCGAAAAACTGGTGCCGCCACCCACGTCCGTGCCCAAACCGACATTCAGTTTGTGCTTCTCGGCCATCGGCAGGTTGAACAGGCCGCTGCCGAGGAAGAAGTTGGAAGTCGGGCAGAAGGCGATGGCCGAGCCGGTCTGCGCCAGTCGCGCGCATTCGTCGTCACACAGGTGCACGCCGTGGGCAAATACCGAGCGTTCGCCGAGCAGTTTGTAGTGGTCGTAGACGTCGAGGTAACCCTTGCGCTCCGGGAACAGTTCCTTGACCCATTCAACTTCCTTGAGGTTTTCGCTGATGTGGGTCTGCATGTACAGGTCTGGGTATTCACTGAGCAGCTGACCGGCGAGGGTCAGTTGTTCCGGGGTGCTGGTCGGCGCGAAGCGCGGGGTGACCGCGTAATGCAGGCGGCCCTTGCCGTGCCAGCGCTCGATCAGCGCCTTGCTTTCCACGTAGCTCGATTCGGCGGTGTCGGTCAGGTAGTCCGGCGCGTTGCGGTCCATCATCACCTTGCCGGCGATCATCCGCAGGTCCAGCTGTTCGGCGGCTTCGAAAAACGAATTCACCGATTGCGGGTGCACGCTGCCAAACACCAGCGCGGTGGTGGTGCCGTTGCGCAGCAGTTCCTTGATGAAAATGTCCGCGACTTCATCGGCGTGCGCCTTGTCGGCGAACTGGCTTTCGCACGGGAAGGTGTAAGTGTTGAGCCAGTCGAGCAGTTGCTCGCCATAGGCACCGACCATGCCGGTTTGCGGCAGGTGAATGTGGGTGTCGATCAAGCCGGGGGTGATCAACGCGTCCTGATAATGAGTGATCTCGATATCGGCCGGCAGGCTCGGCAGCAATTCGCTGGCGTGACCGAGGGCGCTGATCTGGCCGTTTTCGACCACCAGCAGGCCGTCTTCGAAATACTCATAGGAGGCTTCGATGCCCACTTCGGCGGGGTCGGCGATGCTGTGCAGAATGGCGGCGCGGTAGGCTTTACGAGTGAAAGGCATGTGGTTTCTCAACGTGTGGCTTGGCTGCGGCGTGAAGCAGGCAGCAGTTTGGCAATTGATGATCCGGCGCTGGCAGTGTGCTGGCCGAAATCCGCGTTATAGGTGGCGATGATTTCGCCGGCGATGGAGATGGCGATTTCCACAGGCAACTTGCCTTTGACTTCGCCGATGCCCATCGGGCAGCGCATGCGTTGCAACACGCTGCTGTCAAAACCGCGCTCGCGCAGGCGATGCTCGAACTTCACCCGTTTGGTCTTCGAACCGATCAGGCCGAAGTAGGCGAAGTCGTTGCGCTTGAGGATCGCGGCGGTGAGTTCGAGGTCGAGCTGGTGGTTGTGGGTCATGACGATGCAGTAGCTGCCGGCGGGCAGGTCGTCGACTTCGTCCACCGGTTCTTCGCTGACAATCTTGCGAACGCCGTAAGGGATGTGTTCAGGGAATTCGTCTTCCCGGGAATCGATCCAGCGCACCCGGCAGGGCAGGCTGGCGAGCAGTGGCACCAAGGCGCGGCCGACATGGCCGGCGCCGAATACGGCGATCTGCGCCTGGACCTGACCCATGGGTTCGAACAGCAAAACGGTCACGCCGCCGCAGCACTGGCCAAGGCTGGCGCCGAGGCTGAAGCGCTCCAGATGGGTGTCCTGCTTGCCGCTGGCGAGCATCTCGCGGGCGATTTGCATGGCTTTGTATTCCAGGTGCCCGCCACCGATGGTGTCGAAGGTCTGGGTGGCGCTGATGACTATCTTCGAGCCGGCATTGCGCGGCGTCGAGCCGAGCTCTTCGATGATGGTCACCAACACACAGGGTTCACCCCGGGATTGCAGGTCGGCGAGGGCGTCGATCCAGTTGTACATATTCACCTCAACATCTCTGTTGTCTGTTCGGGCCTCATCGCTAGCAGGCTAGCTCCCACATTGTTTTGTGGTGTCCGCACATTTTGGATTCACTACGAATCCTGTGGGAGCTAGCCTGCTAGCGATTGGCCGCGCCTAGGTCTTAGAGCGAAGCCAACTCAACTTCAGTCTCGACAGCCTTCGCCGCCTTCAACTGCCGCATCTGCTCACAACCCCACAACACCCGCTCCGGCGTCGCCGGCGCGTCGATCTTCGGTTGATGCCTGTAGTCGCCCAAGCTCGCCACGGCGTCCTTGATCGCACACCACGAGGCGATGCCAAGCATGAACGGCGGCTCACCCACAGCCTTGGAATGGAACACCGTGTCTTCCGGGTTCTTGCGGTTTTCCACCAGCTTCACCCGCAGGTCCAGCGGCATGTCGGCCACCGCCGGGATCTTGTAGCTGGCCGGGCCGTTGGTCATCAATTTGCCCTTGGCATTCCAGACCAGCTCTTCCATGGTCAGCCAGCCCATGCCCTGAATGAAACCGCCCTCGACCTGACCGATGTCGATGGCCGGGTTCAGCGAGGCGCCGACGTCGTGGAGGATGTCGGTACGCAGCATCTTGTATTCGCCGGTCAGGGTGTCGACGATCACCTCGCAACAGGCCGCGCCGAAGGCGTAGTAGTAGAACGGCCGACCCCGCGCCTGGCTACGGTCGTAGAAGATTTTCGGGGTCTTGTAAAACCCGGTGCTCGACAGCGACACCTGAGCGAAATACGCCTGCTGGATCAGCGCTTCAAACGTCAGGATGTGATCGCGAATCCGCACGTGACCGTTGTGGAATTCGACGTCTTCTTCGCTGACCTTGTATTGCCGTGCAGCAAATTCGACCAGACGTTTCTTGATGATCTCGGCGGCGTTCTGTGCCGCTTTACCGTTCAGGTCGGCGCCGCTGGAAGCTGCGGTCGGCGAGGTGTTCGGCACCTTGTCGGTGTTGGTCGCAGTGATCTGCACGCGGTCCATTTCCACCTGGAACACCTCGGCCACAACTTGCGCGACTTTGGTGTTCAAACCCTGGCCCATTTCGGTGCCGCCATGGTTCAGGTGGATGCTGCCGTCGGTGTAGACGTGGATCAGCGCGCCGGCCTGGTTGAGGAAGCTGGCGGTGAAGGAAATACCAAATTTGACCGGGGTCAGCGCCAGGCCTTTTTTCAGGATCGGGCTGTTGGCGTTGTAGCGACGGATCGCTTCGCGGCGCTCAAGGTACTGGCTGCTTTCTTCCAGTTCGGCGGTCATTTCCTCGAGCATGTTGTGCTCGACGGTCTGGTAGTAATGGGTGACGTTGCGCTCGGTCTTGCCGTAGTAGTTGGCCTTGCGCACGGCCAGCGGGTCGAGGCCAAGATGACGGGCGATGGCGTCCATCACCTCTTCAATTGCGACCATGCCTTGCGGGCCGCCGAAACCACGATACGCCGTGTTCGACGCGGTGTTGGTCTTGCAGCGGTGACCGTTGATGGTCGCATCGCCCAGGTAGTACGAGTTGTCGGCGTGGAACATCGCACGGTCGACAATCGATGCCGACAGGTCGGGCGAGCAACCGCAGTTGCCGGCCAGTTCCAGGGCGATGCCGTGCAGGCGGCCGGTGCTGTCAAAGCCCACATCGTACTCGACGTAGAACGGGTGACGCTTGCCGGTCATCAGCATGTCTTCGACCCGCGGCAGACGCATTTTGGTCGGCTGCCCCGTCAGGTGCGCAATCACCGCGCACAGGCATGCCGGGCTCGCCGCCTGGGTTTCCTTGCCGCCGAAACCACCGCCCATGCGGCGCATGTCGACGACGATTTTGTTCATCGACACGTCGAGCACTTCGGCCACGAGTTTTTGCACTTCGGTGGGGTTCTGGGTCGAGCAGTAAACGATCATGCCGCCGTCTTCGGTCGGCATCACCGAAGAGATCTGGGTTTCGAGGTAGAAGTGTTCCTGGCCGCCGATGTGCAGCGTGCCCTGGATGCGATGTTCGGCGGTTGCCAAGGCGCCGGCCGAGTCGCCGCGCTGATGGGTGTGGCTGTCGAGCACGAAATGGCGTTTGCGCAGGGCTTCAACCACGTCCAGCACTGGCTCGAGATCTTCGTATTCGATGATCGCGGCCATCGCGGCTTTGCGTGCGGTTTCCAGGTCTTTGGCGGCGACGGCCACCACGGGCTGCCCGACGAATTGCACCGTATCGATGGCCAGCAATGGATCGCCCGGCAACAACGGGCCGATGTCTTTCAGGCCCGGTACGTCTTCGTGGGTGATGGCAATACGCACACCTTCAAAGGCGTAGCAGGGCTTGGTGTCGATGCTGATGATTTTCGCGTGGGCGCGGTCCGACAGGCGTGCGTAAACGTGCAGCTGGTTCGGAAACTCCAGGCGGTCGTCGATGTACTGCGCTTCACCGGACACGTGCTTGGCGGCGCTGTCGTGCTTGACGCTGCGACCGACGCCGGTGGTCAGGTCCTTGGCGAACAGTTCAGCCAGTTCGGCTTGGGTCTTCTCTACAGCGTGATGATTAGACATAAGCGGTCACCCGAGTCTCGATGTGCGGTGTTTGCAGTTCGATGAAGTATTTACGCAGCAGGTTCTGCGCGCTGAGCAGGCGGTATTCCTTGCTGGCGCGGAAGTCAGAGAGCGGCGTGAAATCTTCGGCCAGTGCTGCGCAGGCGCGTTCGACGGTGGCGTTGTTGAACGGCGAGCCGAGCAACACGGCTTCGCAGTTACTGGCGCGTTTCGGAATCGCGGCCATGCCGCCGAAGGCGACACGGGCGTCAGCGACCACGCCGTTGTCGATGCGCAGGTTGAACGCGGCGCAGACGGCGGAAATGTCATCGTCCAGACGTTTGGATACTTTGTAGGCGCGGAACAATTGTTCGGCGCTGGCACGCGGCACGATGATCTTTTCGATGAACTCGCTTTCCTGGCGCGCGGTGACCCGGTAATCGATGAAGTAGTCTTCCAGCGCCATCGTGCGGCGGGTTTCGCCTTTGCACAAAACGATCTGCGCGCCGAGGGCGATCAGCAGCGGTGGCGAATCACCGATGGGCGAGGCGTTGCCGATGTTGCCGCCGAGGGTGCCCTGGTTGCGGATCTGCAAGGACGCGAAGCGTTGCAGCAGTTCGCCGAAGTCCGGGTATTCGGCTTTCAAGGCGTCGTAGCAATCGGAGAGGGCGGTCGCGGCGCCGATTTCCAGGCGGTCGTCGAAACGCTCGATGCGCTTCATTTCGGCGACATTGCCCACGTAAATTATCACCGGCAGCGTGCGGTGGAACTGAGTGACTTCCAGCGCCAGATCCGTCCCGCCGGCCAGCAGGCGCGCCTGTGGATAAGCGTCGTAGAGGTCAGCCAGATCGGCCACGGTCAGCGGCACCAGGCAACGCTTGTCGCCGCTGTTGAGTTCGCCGATGTCGGTGGGGGCGATGGCCTTCAGGCGCGCGATGGTCTCGGCTTCACGGGCATCGAACTGGTCTGGCTGTTTGGCGCAGCAGGATTGCTCGGCGGCTTGCAGGATCGGCCTATAGCCGGTGCAGCGGCAGAGGTTGCCGGCCAGTGCTTCGTGTGCCTTGTGCGAGTCGGGTTGATCGCTGTTCTTTTGCAGCGCGAACAGCGACATCACGAAGCCCGGGGTGCAGAAGCCGCATTGCGAGCCGTGACACTCGACCATGGCTTTCTGCACGCTGTGCAGCTCGCCCTGGTGCTTGAGGTCTTCGACGCTGATCAATTGTTTGCCGTGCAATGACGACACGAACGTCAGGCACGAGTTGAGGCTGCGATAGCGAATGTGTTCGCGCCCATCGTCATCCGTTTGCAGCTCGCCGACCACCACGGTGCAGGCACCACAGTCACCGCTGGCGCAGCCTTCTTTGGTGCCGGGCTTGCCCACATGGTCGCGCAGATAATTGAGCACGGTCAGGTTTGGGTCCAGGGCGTGCTCGCTACGGAGTTCCTGGTTAAGTAAAAACTGGATCACGGAAGGCCTCGCAGACTCATTATTGTTGTTAACCGACTTGAACCGAATTTATCAGGTCTGACTTTGCGGTCAATGATTTTCTGACTTAAAGGTCAGGAAATAGCATTTTGTCGATCAACGACTCGTTCCTTCATTATTGACCCTCGCGGGATAGCTTGCCTTTTGCGTGATTCGTGCCAAAAACCGCTGAGTGGGCACTCCGCCATGACCCTTCATGT
This genomic window contains:
- the guaD gene encoding guanine deaminase yields the protein MPFTRKAYRAAILHSIADPAEVGIEASYEYFEDGLLVVENGQISALGHASELLPSLPADIEITHYQDALITPGLIDTHIHLPQTGMVGAYGEQLLDWLNTYTFPCESQFADKAHADEVADIFIKELLRNGTTTALVFGSVHPQSVNSFFEAAEQLDLRMIAGKVMMDRNAPDYLTDTAESSYVESKALIERWHGKGRLHYAVTPRFAPTSTPEQLTLAGQLLSEYPDLYMQTHISENLKEVEWVKELFPERKGYLDVYDHYKLLGERSVFAHGVHLCDDECARLAQTGSAIAFCPTSNFFLGSGLFNLPMAEKHKLNVGLGTDVGGGTSFSLLQTLNEAYKVMQLQGARLSPFKSLYLATLGGARALRLEDKIGTLQPGTDADFLVLDYNATPLLSYRLKQANNIAETLFVLMTLGDDRTVLQTYAAGNQVHQR
- the xdhB gene encoding xanthine dehydrogenase molybdopterin binding subunit, whose amino-acid sequence is MSNHHAVEKTQAELAELFAKDLTTGVGRSVKHDSAAKHVSGEAQYIDDRLEFPNQLHVYARLSDRAHAKIISIDTKPCYAFEGVRIAITHEDVPGLKDIGPLLPGDPLLAIDTVQFVGQPVVAVAAKDLETARKAAMAAIIEYEDLEPVLDVVEALRKRHFVLDSHTHQRGDSAGALATAEHRIQGTLHIGGQEHFYLETQISSVMPTEDGGMIVYCSTQNPTEVQKLVAEVLDVSMNKIVVDMRRMGGGFGGKETQAASPACLCAVIAHLTGQPTKMRLPRVEDMLMTGKRHPFYVEYDVGFDSTGRLHGIALELAGNCGCSPDLSASIVDRAMFHADNSYYLGDATINGHRCKTNTASNTAYRGFGGPQGMVAIEEVMDAIARHLGLDPLAVRKANYYGKTERNVTHYYQTVEHNMLEEMTAELEESSQYLERREAIRRYNANSPILKKGLALTPVKFGISFTASFLNQAGALIHVYTDGSIHLNHGGTEMGQGLNTKVAQVVAEVFQVEMDRVQITATNTDKVPNTSPTAASSGADLNGKAAQNAAEIIKKRLVEFAARQYKVSEEDVEFHNGHVRIRDHILTFEALIQQAYFAQVSLSSTGFYKTPKIFYDRSQARGRPFYYYAFGAACCEVIVDTLTGEYKMLRTDILHDVGASLNPAIDIGQVEGGFIQGMGWLTMEELVWNAKGKLMTNGPASYKIPAVADMPLDLRVKLVENRKNPEDTVFHSKAVGEPPFMLGIASWCAIKDAVASLGDYRHQPKIDAPATPERVLWGCEQMRQLKAAKAVETEVELASL
- the xdhC gene encoding xanthine dehydrogenase accessory protein XdhC, which produces MYNWIDALADLQSRGEPCVLVTIIEELGSTPRNAGSKIVISATQTFDTIGGGHLEYKAMQIAREMLASGKQDTHLERFSLGASLGQCCGGVTVLLFEPMGQVQAQIAVFGAGHVGRALVPLLASLPCRVRWIDSREDEFPEHIPYGVRKIVSEEPVDEVDDLPAGSYCIVMTHNHQLDLELTAAILKRNDFAYFGLIGSKTKRVKFEHRLRERGFDSSVLQRMRCPMGIGEVKGKLPVEIAISIAGEIIATYNADFGQHTASAGSSIAKLLPASRRSQATR
- a CDS encoding GntR family transcriptional regulator; its protein translation is MNEQLQPLKKQPRAGKAGRSGTQDDIVYAHIFEAILEQRLAPGTKLSEEALGEIFGVSRTIIRRALSRLAHEGVVLLRPNRGAVVASPSVEEARQVFLARRLVERAITELAVQHATAEQIAELRQMVNDERDSFSRGDRGAGIRLSGEFHLKLAEAAKNAPLISFQRSLVSQTSLIIAQYESGNRSHCSYDEHTQLIDAIEARNGELAVNLMMHHMDHIDSKLNLDEESASDDLHAVFSHLLQTKKPGRPAAKL
- the xdhA gene encoding xanthine dehydrogenase small subunit, with the translated sequence MIQFLLNQELRSEHALDPNLTVLNYLRDHVGKPGTKEGCASGDCGACTVVVGELQTDDDGREHIRYRSLNSCLTFVSSLHGKQLISVEDLKHQGELHSVQKAMVECHGSQCGFCTPGFVMSLFALQKNSDQPDSHKAHEALAGNLCRCTGYRPILQAAEQSCCAKQPDQFDAREAETIARLKAIAPTDIGELNSGDKRCLVPLTVADLADLYDAYPQARLLAGGTDLALEVTQFHRTLPVIIYVGNVAEMKRIERFDDRLEIGAATALSDCYDALKAEYPDFGELLQRFASLQIRNQGTLGGNIGNASPIGDSPPLLIALGAQIVLCKGETRRTMALEDYFIDYRVTARQESEFIEKIIVPRASAEQLFRAYKVSKRLDDDISAVCAAFNLRIDNGVVADARVAFGGMAAIPKRASNCEAVLLGSPFNNATVERACAALAEDFTPLSDFRASKEYRLLSAQNLLRKYFIELQTPHIETRVTAYV